The Pan paniscus chromosome 22, NHGRI_mPanPan1-v2.0_pri, whole genome shotgun sequence genome has a segment encoding these proteins:
- the LOC134729755 gene encoding uncharacterized protein LOC134729755 has product MSHTHKKKTGVALRVLTQVQGTSLQPVAYLSKEIDVVVKGWPRCLWVVAAVAVLVSEAVKIIQGGDLTVWTSHDVNGILTAKGDFWLSDNRLLKYQALLLEGPVLRLYTCATLNPATFLPHNEEKIEHNCQQVIAQTYATQGDILEVPLTDPNPNLYTDGRSFVEKGLQKVGYAVVSDNGILESNPLTPGTSAQLAKLTQALELGEGKRVNIYTDSKYAYLVLHAHAVIWRESEFLTSEGTPIKHQEAIRELLLAVQKPKEVAVLQCWGHQKGKEREIERNHQADIEAKRAARQDPPLEMLIEGPLVWGNPLWETKPQYSEEETEWGTSGGRSFLPSGWQATEEGKILLPATNQWK; this is encoded by the coding sequence atgtcacacacacacaaaaaaaaaacaggagtagCTCTAAGAGTCCTTACACAGGTCCAAGGGACAAGTTTGCAACCTGTGGCATACctgagtaaggaaattgatgtagtggTAAAGGGTTGGCCTCGTTGTTTATGGGTAGTGGCGGCAGTAGCAGTCTTAGTATCTGAGgcagttaaaataatacagggaGGAGATCTTACTGTGTGGACATCTCATGATGTGAATGGCATACTCACTGCTAAAGGAGACTTTTGGCTGTCAGACAACCGTTTACTTAAATATCAGGCTCTATTACTTGAAGGGCCAGTGCTGCGACTGTATACTTGTGCAACTCTTAacccagccacatttcttccacacaatgaagaaaagatagaacataACTGTCAACAAGTAATTGCTCAAACCTACGCCACTCAAGGGGACATTTTAGAGGTTCCCTTGACTGATCCCAACCCCAACTTGTATACTGATGGAAGAtcctttgtagaaaaaggacTTCAAAAAGTGGGGTATGCAGTAGTCAGTGATAATGGAATACTTGAAAGTAATCCCCTCACTCCGGGAACTAGTGCTCAGCTGGCAAAACTCACTCAGGCACTagaattaggagaaggaaaaagggtaaatatatatacagactctaagtatgcttacctagtcctccatgcccatgCAGTAATATGGAGAGAAAGTGAATTCCTAACTTCCGagggaacacctatcaaacatcaggaagccattagggaattattattggctgtacagaaacctaaagaggtggcagtcttacagtgctggggtcatcagaaaggaaaggaaagggaaatagaaaggAACCACCAAGCGGATATTGAAGCCAAAAGAGCTGCAAGGCAGGaccctccattagaaatgcttatagaaggacccctagtatggggtaatcccctctgggaaaccaagccccagtactcagaagaagaaacagaatggGGAACCTCAGGAGGACGTAGTTTTCTCCCCTCAGGATGGCAAGCCAccgaagaaggaaaaatacttttgcctgcaACTAACCAATGGAAATGA